The genomic region ATCTAGTAAATCAGACTTAGAGAAACCCGCCAATTTTAACCCTGCTTCATCAACGTAGAACTCAATACCTTCTTTTATTGCCTCCATTAGTAATTTAGATGTATCTGGAATATTCATTCTCTTCATTTGAAAGTTAATAAAAAGTCTTGCAAAAAATCCCATTTTAAGCTTAGATTTACCTTTCATCTCTTTTGTAAATAGAATCACTGCTTGTGAAGTGACGAAAAATTTAACGTCCCAATTTAATGATTTGCCCCCTATAGCTAGAACTAATCCATGATAGAATTTATCCATACTATTATCCGCAAGTAATATTGTTAATTTTGCCATAGATAGTATAACATGATTAAAGGTTATAAAAACGAGCAAAGTATATTTAGCCATGAAAATAAGAGCCGTAACGGCTTTCGTAGCAGATATAAACAAAGATAAAATTTTATCTATTACTAACAAATTAAATTCCATTAAAGAAGAAGATATACTAACCAAGAGAATAAGCTTTCCTGAGACAAATCCTAATATAGAATTTTCGAAACTTCTAGATTTAGTAGTTGATAACTCAATAATTTTTAGCTTGATAAGTATAAAGGATAAGGACAAAAGATTAAGCCAAGTTAAAGATGTACTTTCGGCAGGAGAAAATATATATGCAAATGTATTATTAACATCACCCTCTTATGTTGACGAAATTGTAAATCTTATAACAAGGCTAGAACCTTCAGAAGCTTCAAGATTTGCAATACTTATTAATGATTACTTCCTTTTAACACCTTATTTTCCAACTTCTACCGCAGATGTAGCTAGAGACTCCTTTGCATTATCTTTACTTTACGTTAATGATTTCAAGGAAAGAAAAGCTGTACAAAGTTTAGAAAAGGCTGATGCAATAGGAAAAACTATTGAGAGTAAAACTGGGTTAAAATACATAGGAATAGACATTTCGCTTTCTCCTTGGGGAGAGGAAAGTGTTGGAGGATTAATTGAAGAAAGAAGCGGAAAAAAGATCTTTAATAGAGGGCACGTATGGACTGTAGGCGAGCTTAATAAAGAATTATTCTCAAGCGCGTGGGAAGCTAAGGTGTCACCGATAGGTTATTCTGAAGTTATGCTACCAGTAGGTGAAGATGCTATATTATCTAAACGCGTTGAGGAGGAATCTTTAACGCTCTCGCAATTACTAAGTATGACATTCTCATGCGCAGCAGGATTAGATATGGTAGGGATAGAAGAGGATAAGGAATTATATAAGAATATTATCAAGGACGCAATGGCTATTCAATTCGTGAAGAAAAGACCATACGGTATAAGAATTATACCTTCTAGGGGTGAGAAAAAGATCTATATAAAAGAATTCGGTTATATACCAACCATT from Acidianus ambivalens harbors:
- a CDS encoding DsrE/DsrF/DrsH-like family protein, producing MAKLTILLADNSMDKFYHGLVLAIGGKSLNWDVKFFVTSQAVILFTKEMKGKSKLKMGFFARLFINFQMKRMNIPDTSKLLMEAIKEGIEFYVDEAGLKLAGFSKSDLLDGIKLSDTISFLEEAKTSDVVITL
- a CDS encoding DUF711 family protein — protein: MKIRAVTAFVADINKDKILSITNKLNSIKEEDILTKRISFPETNPNIEFSKLLDLVVDNSIIFSLISIKDKDKRLSQVKDVLSAGENIYANVLLTSPSYVDEIVNLITRLEPSEASRFAILINDYFLLTPYFPTSTADVARDSFALSLLYVNDFKERKAVQSLEKADAIGKTIESKTGLKYIGIDISLSPWGEESVGGLIEERSGKKIFNRGHVWTVGELNKELFSSAWEAKVSPIGYSEVMLPVGEDAILSKRVEEESLTLSQLLSMTFSCAAGLDMVGIEEDKELYKNIIKDAMAIQFVKKRPYGIRIIPSRGEKKIYIKEFGYIPTIKVV